A region of the Candidatus Binataceae bacterium genome:
CCAATTCTTATCCTCGGTGGAGGCCTTCAGCCGATCGGTGGGGACCACGTAGCCAATTTCATATTTAGTGCCCAGGTATTGGGCTTTGAACCAAGCCGCGGGTAGCTGGATGCGCGAATGGTCGTCATAACTGAAGTTGGCGGTAGCCGTGTAGGGAGCGCAGCGAGCGGCCTGCGAAAGTTCCAAGACCCGCCGGATACTGGGGATGTAGGCCCAATTCTCGGGGACCCGATCCGGATCGCTGTAATCCCATTCCACTCCGGACAGATATTGAAGCTGAGTGGGAAAAAGCAATTCCGAATACAGCACCATGTACACTCCATGCTTGGTACCGGGCGAATTCGGCATCGTCATCGGATAGGCGGGGTCGGTATTGTGTTCCAGCATGTAGGCCCCGGTGATGGTGTCGGTTTCACTGCGGTTGCCGTAGCGATCGGTAAGGATGGAGCGCAGACCGTAGCCGATCATGCGCGCCGGCTGATACTGAAAATAGGCGTCATACATCAGCTTGTAGCCGGCTAGCGGATCTTTGGTACTGAGCTGGGCGAAGGGAAAAGGTTGGCCCGCGATGTAGTTTTTGATGAGGTAGCCGCCGTCGGCGGTGGGCACCAAAGTGACCTGCTTGCTGTACTTTTCGGTAGCTGCCCAATAGCTGGCGGGGAGGGGGTAGGAACCGGTGGGTCCAATCACTATCTGGTAGTCGCTGGGAATGCTGGTCTGGACGGCGGTTGAGGTGCATTCGTGACCCAGCACCTCAACCATGTGGTCGAGATACTTCGCGCAATTGGCCTTGGTGATGACCGTGCCCACCGGCAACGGGGTCGACGAATCGGCCAGGGCCCCGCCAACCCTGAACGTCAAGAGCAGAGCCAGCGACAGGCCCACGAATTTGAACGTTTTGTGTTCCATGAAATTGTTTAGCACTCCCCGTTTAATGACTTGACGAGCCCCTACACCCATCGTGAATAAAGATAACCGCGGCCAGCGAAATCCTCCGCGCCGGTTCTCGAGCCGATCTTGTTTTTCTCCGATTTTGCACATTCAGTAAAGTTGTTTTGTTTCAAACTATCTCGGCAAAACACAAAAAAGGCTCCAGCGTCGCGCGTCCCAACCCAGGGGTCAATTCGGAGCAGCTTCACGATCCGGCGTGGGTCCATTACCATCATTACCGAACCCTGCCTGTCAAAGTGGCCGAGCTGTTTTACTCGATTCTTCCCCCTCATCCTCGCGCGCGGCTTCCGTAATCCGGAATTCCTCGCGCGCGCCAGACAGGCGCGCGGGAATGACGAAAGGAGCCGTCGTGGCGGACCTTCCATCTTTTGCAGCGTTTAATCGGGACTCGCTTATTTAATCGCTGTCAGACCAGCAGCACGATCAGGCCGCAGGCAGCCAGCGTGGCCGCCCACAGCTTATCGAGATTGATCCAGGCACTGCGCAAGATCGCCAGGCCCAGACGATCGTAAACCAGCAGCGCGACCGCACCCATCACCAGCAGCATCGCCAAGGTATGGACGATCACGACCGCACTCCCGGTTTCAATTACGCCCGCCCAGGTAGACGCGGTCGAAATGGTACGCGTAAGACCGCAGGCCGGCAGATTGATCAGGATGGGAAACAGCATCAAGCCGGCACCATGGGCCGAAGCCATAAGAAATGACCACACGCCTAGGTCCAGGCTGCTGACCCGCATCCCGACCCAGCGGTAATGCCAGCGCGAGGAGCACAGGCGAAACAGGCCGAAGGCTAGGAGCGCCAAGCCTCCACCCCATTCCAACGCGCGCGGACTGATTATCAGTCGACTCCAGTCCACCAGCGCGACCACCAGAGCGATCGAGGCCAGATGCCCCAAAGCGATGGGAAATAAGGCTTGAACAACCTTGGTGCGTTTTCCTTCCTGCAAGCCCAGCGAAACCGCGAATAGCCAACCCATTGCCGGGTTGAGGCCGTGGTAGGCGCCCATCAGGCAAATCGCCAACCACGGCCAGTCCGCGATCATGGATAGCAGTAAGAATCCGAAGAAGCGTCTCCACCCTGCAGGCGGATTTGGTGGGGTCGTTCGCCTTCAAAGGGGACAAAGAAATTTGGATCGACCGCCATCCCACCCTCGGGGTTTGCATCAACCTTGGCAATCCAGCCGTTGATTCCCTCGGGATAGAACTGGGCATCCCAGGCGCCGTAAAGCGAATTGGAAAAATACAATCGGCGGCCGTCGCGCGACAGTTCCACCATCTGCGGCGCGCCGTTGAGGGGTCCACTCTTGGGATGGGCGGCGTGACGAGCAATCCCGCCCATCGCCACGCTCCCGGTGAGGCGCGGATGGCGCGGATCGGAAACCTCATACTGGCGCACTTCGCCAGTCCCCCAGCAGGCGACGTACAGAAAGCGATCGTCGAGGCTTAGAACGATGTCAGTGACCAGTGGCGGCACCGCTTTGAACGGTTTGAGCGCGGGCGGCAGTTGGGCCGGATCGGCGGGCTCGGGCGGAATCTCGATGATCTTGTTGAGCTCCCATCCGTTGGCGCCATGGGACCACAGCCAGATGGAGGAGGCGAGGTTCTTGGTCGAGACCACTGCGTTGAAAAAGCCGTAGGCCTTGGTCGGATCGTGAGCGGGGCGCAATTCCAATGCCATCTGATACTCGGCGCCCAGGTCCAGAGTCTTGAGATGGCGGCGCCGGCGCAGGTCCCACAGGTGGATCGCGTGGCCGTAGCGCCCACCGGTCAACAGTTCCAGATCGAGCCCATTCTCGATCATGTTGGGCGTGCCCCACTCGCTGGTGATGGCGACGTCGTAGCCCAGATGCCACCAGAAATCGTAGGCCAAATTCTGCGCTCCGCGTTCGACTTCCCATCGCCCGAGGACATCGAAGCTCTCGCAATCGAGCAAAAACAAGCCGCCCGGCCCGTTCCCGTCGGGCGCACCTAGGGCGCTTAGGTAAATCGCGTCGGGGCCGCAATGAACGGTATGTGGGCGACTGTAGCCGGTGCGTGCCGCCAGCTCCTGGGGCTCGATCACCCGCGCGATCGACGGCCGCAGCGGGTCAGGCTTGGTATCGATGATATAGATGCGCGAGGAGCGCAGACCGGGAGCAATCAGGTAGCGCCGCTCGACGTGGGGATGAGGCGCATAGGGACACAGGGCGGCGCTGCAGGCGTTCCAGCCAAAGTGATGCATCTCGTCGCCCATCCCTGGCATCTCCAAACGGCCGGCGATTTTGCCAAAG
Encoded here:
- a CDS encoding DUF1329 domain-containing protein, producing the protein MEHKTFKFVGLSLALLLTFRVGGALADSSTPLPVGTVITKANCAKYLDHMVEVLGHECTSTAVQTSIPSDYQIVIGPTGSYPLPASYWAATEKYSKQVTLVPTADGGYLIKNYIAGQPFPFAQLSTKDPLAGYKLMYDAYFQYQPARMIGYGLRSILTDRYGNRSETDTITGAYMLEHNTDPAYPMTMPNSPGTKHGVYMVLYSELLFPTQLQYLSGVEWDYSDPDRVPENWAYIPSIRRVLELSQAARCAPYTATANFSYDDHSRIQLPAAWFKAQYLGTKYEIGYVVPTDRLKASTEDKNWEFPYNQWPLPSLGGHWETRAYLQLATERLPRYATGYCEAKHYIWLDKEQTATVDYDDFDQNGNFWRGEYNFLPVKPVPGGGYSFYNGTYGMQNPDFQNLSNSTLRPFPKFWYNQDIPTRFMNLDRYATPAGLNEVVQ
- a CDS encoding selenium-binding protein SBP56-related protein, translating into MALWKPDPSFYPSARQASQAPPEKLAYVVSFDPQAALGQAHGRHDALNVLDLDPASSSFGKIAGRLEMPGMGDEMHHFGWNACSAALCPYAPHPHVERRYLIAPGLRSSRIYIIDTKPDPLRPSIARVIEPQELAARTGYSRPHTVHCGPDAIYLSALGAPDGNGPGGLFLLDCESFDVLGRWEVERGAQNLAYDFWWHLGYDVAITSEWGTPNMIENGLDLELLTGGRYGHAIHLWDLRRRRHLKTLDLGAEYQMALELRPAHDPTKAYGFFNAVVSTKNLASSIWLWSHGANGWELNKIIEIPPEPADPAQLPPALKPFKAVPPLVTDIVLSLDDRFLYVACWGTGEVRQYEVSDPRHPRLTGSVAMGGIARHAAHPKSGPLNGAPQMVELSRDGRRLYFSNSLYGAWDAQFYPEGINGWIAKVDANPEGGMAVDPNFFVPFEGERPHQIRLQGGDASSDSYCYP